Part of the Lolium rigidum isolate FL_2022 chromosome 6, APGP_CSIRO_Lrig_0.1, whole genome shotgun sequence genome, TTGTATGAACACCCGAGCTCAACCAATTCGAGCTGGAGTACTTCACAGCGAGTGCCAACACCAAGAAGGCGGAGGAAGAGGTTGCGACTGCGGCATCCGAGGCAGCCCCTCCACCATCGTCCTCTTgctgggctcctcctcctccaagtTGGACTCGGACTTCTGGAATAACATCAGCAATTTTGGCGACGATGATTGGGAGTGAACTCTGCCTCCACCATCGGTGTTGAGTTTATCTATCCCAGTGTCGAGTTTAGTTAACTATTTATATACCAAAGTTTAGGGTCAAACTATCGAAGTTTAGGGTTCAAGTGTGTCAAATTAGATTTTTATCGTGGCGGACTTGAATTTGAACGTGTTTAATCTATCTAATGGATTGGAAGTGTTTGTATTAAATTACAACTATTTGAATTTAAGTTTTAGTTATTCAATTTGAGTTTGGAATcgttgaagaaggagttggcgcagATGTGAATTATTTTACATCACCTGCTGCGGCTGCCGTGCCCTTAAATATATGATTGAATTATATATAcatataattatatatatatgaTTAAAATATGTGATTAAAATATGGCAATGTTTCctctcaaattttttttttggcaatgtGGGTGTCGTATAATAGATTCCGTTAGAGATGCTCTTGATTAATTGTTGTGACATATACATTGGCATCTAAGTTTGTGTAACAGAGAAATTTGACAAGCTCTCATCAATTCTGTCTCTCTGGTATTTTTCATTTTCAGACTACTAGTGCAATACAAACTGTTACTCTGCATATTTATGGTTAACACAAAGGGCCAGCAAGAAACCCAAACATAACCTTATCCCTATCCTTCCTCAGAGTCGGACGTGCGCGCGcctaggaagaagaagatgctgcTCAGCTCCACCTTCGCGTCCCCGCTCCACCTCCCTTGCTCCTCCTCCAATGTCGCCGTGGGCGCCGCGTCCTCGCGGCCGGCGTTCCTCACCCGGATCTCGGCGGCGAAGCAGCTGACGGGGCGGGTGGTGACGACGAAGGCGaacaagacggtgggggtggaggTGGTGCGCCTGGCGCCGCACCCCAAGTACCACCGCCGGGAGCGCATCAAGAAGAAGTACCAGGCGCACGACCCGGAGAACCAGTTCAAGGTCGGCGACGTCGTGGAGCTGCTGAGGTCCCGCCCCATCTCCAAGACCAAGCACTTCCTCGCCGTCCCCGTCCCGCCCCGCGACACCCGCCGCAAGGCTCAGCTCCTCCCGCCCCTCCagtccgacgaggaggacgccgccgccggcgaggagtCCCAGTGATGGATTATCGGTGATGGTTATGCTGTTTTCCCGTCTGTTAATTAATTTCCATTTGCCTCTTAATTGTATGGTATGCTTCCTCTgtagaatgaatgaatgaatcaaCTCCGATGTTACCACTTGGCTTCAGAACTTGTCTCTTATCAGAGCTAGCTTTTCCTGTGAAAATGTGTATGTTACAGCAAAGTTGAAACGGAAATTGAACacatctctctggttgactcATTCCAAATGTGCAAAGAGTGATTGAAAATCCTAGCAATACGCAAACATCTTTCTTCAGGTTTTAGTCCGATACTAACTACGGAGTAGTAGACTTTATCTTCAGGTATGGTTCTCTGCGTTGTCACCACTTGGATTCAGAACTTTGTGTTAA contains:
- the LOC124666075 gene encoding 30S ribosomal protein S17, chloroplastic-like, translated to MLLSSTFASPLHLPCSSSNVAVGAASSRPAFLTRISAAKQLTGRVVTTKANKTVGVEVVRLAPHPKYHRRERIKKKYQAHDPENQFKVGDVVELLRSRPISKTKHFLAVPVPPRDTRRKAQLLPPLQSDEEDAAAGEESQ